From Nocardia sp. XZ_19_385:
CTCGAATTCGACGGTGACACCGGCCGCTTCGGCCAGTGCCGCCAGTGAATGCACCTGTGCCAGGGCAGGAAGCGGACCCCGCGCCTCGCTGCCGGGAGTGCGCAGCACGCCCACGGTTGCGGAGAGTTCGGCGCGCGCGTCGGCGCAGGCGCCGGAGATGGTGTCCAGGGCGCCGAGCACCGTCGCCGGTTCGGCTTGGCGCTCGGTGAGCAGATGCGCGGCGACACCGGCCTGGACCTGGATGACGGTGATCGTGTGCGCCAGCAGATCGTGCAGGTCGCGGGCGATACGGAGTCGCTCCTCGGCTACCTGGCGGCGGGCCTCCTCGTCGCGGGAGCGTTCCGCGCGTTCGGCCCGGTCCAGCACCTCGGCGATATATGCGCGATGCAGTCGTACCGCTTCGCCCGCTACGCAGGCGAGCACGATCCAGCCGATCGCGCCGAAGGCCTGCAACGCGATGTTCTCGCTGTCCTCGCCCGACATCAGGATGCCGCCGAGACCGAAGGTCAGGACCGCGGCGACCATGACGGCGGTGCGCCGCCGATTGCCGTGCCGGGCGGCGGTATAGAGCGCGACGATGGTCGCCGGGATGATCGCCTCGTGCGGAAACTCGTTGGCGTGGTAGGGGATCGCCGTCGCCAGGTGTGCGATCAACACGGGCACCGGTGCGTAGGTACGGGCCGCCAGCGGCGCCGTGGCCAGGATCAGCAGCAGCGCGCCGAATCCGTCCAGCGGCCGCGAGCTCGGAATCAGCGTCGCTGCGATCAGTTCAGCGATCAGCAGTGCGGCTGCGAGCAGGCCGTCGGTCCACCAGTGGCTGACCGGTCTCCGGACCGTCACCTCCGCCGTGCCCTGCTCGGTCTCCATTTCAGACATTCTCCGCCAGCACGGCATTCGCCGCGTACTCCGCGCGGAGTATTCGCAACAGCCCTCCCCGGGCGGACGTTTTCCCGCCGCGTTCCCGCGACGCTGCTCCTATGTCCGTAGCAAGGAGACAGTGATGGGGATGAAGACCCGAGCGTGGCTGCTCATCGGTTTGTGGATCGCGGTGCTGGCCGCGCTGACGCCGTTCGCCGGCAGCCTCGACGATGTCAAGTCCGACAAGGAAACCGACTATCTGCCCGCCGCCGCGCAGTCCACCCTGGCGGCCGAGCTGGAGGCGACGCTGCCCGGCGGGACCTCGAATGTCCTGCTGGTGGTGTATCAGCGGGACACCGGCGTCACCGACGCCGACCGCGCCACGGCCACAGCGCATTACGCGGCATTGCGGGCGAAGTACGGGACCGAGAGTGGGCCGCCCCAGCCGCTGACCGCTAATGATGGTCAGGCCCTGATGTATCCGGTGATCGTGGACCAGTCGCACGGTGAATCCGCGGAGTACATCGAGGAATTCCGCGCGATGGTGGCCGAGCATCCGCAAGGCCTCACCGTGCAGGTCACCGGACCTGGCGCGCTGGGCGCGGATTTCGAGGGTGCGTTCGAGGGTATCGATGAACGTCTGCTGCTGGTCACGGCTTTGGTGGTGACGGTGATCCTGTTGCTCACCTACCGCAGCCCACTGCTGTGGCTGGTGCCCTTGATCTCGGT
This genomic window contains:
- a CDS encoding sensor histidine kinase is translated as METEQGTAEVTVRRPVSHWWTDGLLAAALLIAELIAATLIPSSRPLDGFGALLLILATAPLAARTYAPVPVLIAHLATAIPYHANEFPHEAIIPATIVALYTAARHGNRRRTAVMVAAVLTFGLGGILMSGEDSENIALQAFGAIGWIVLACVAGEAVRLHRAYIAEVLDRAERAERSRDEEARRQVAEERLRIARDLHDLLAHTITVIQVQAGVAAHLLTERQAEPATVLGALDTISGACADARAELSATVGVLRTPGSEARGPLPALAQVHSLAALAEAAGVTVEFETTGPARRLTPTVEMVGYRIVQEALTNVAKHGCADHTTVRLEYHPDRLVIRVSDDGRGSSNATPGFGIRGMMERAEAIGGTVLAEGSAKGFTVTADLPVAADPTAGPPAEASGSDLLDTDGAEITSGTR